A stretch of the Bordetella genomosp. 8 genome encodes the following:
- the rpe gene encoding ribulose-phosphate 3-epimerase, whose protein sequence is MSFLSPATRIAPSILSADFARLGEEVRNVVAAGADWIHFDVMDNHYVPNLTIGPMVCAAIRPHVEVPIDVHLMVEPVDELVPQFAKAGANIISFHPEATRHVDRTLSLIRDHGCKAGMVFNPATSLDHMDYVMDKLDVVLIMSVNPGFGGQSFLPSALHKLREARARIDRWALEGGQHIALEVDGGVKVDNIAEIRAAGADTFVAGSAIFGHPDYARIIGDMREQIARAGTLSA, encoded by the coding sequence ATGTCCTTCCTATCCCCGGCCACCCGCATCGCGCCCAGCATCCTGTCCGCCGACTTCGCCCGCCTGGGTGAAGAAGTGCGCAACGTCGTCGCGGCGGGCGCCGACTGGATCCACTTCGACGTCATGGACAACCATTACGTTCCGAACCTGACGATAGGCCCCATGGTGTGCGCGGCGATCCGGCCGCACGTGGAAGTGCCCATCGACGTGCACCTGATGGTCGAACCGGTGGACGAACTCGTGCCCCAGTTCGCCAAGGCGGGCGCCAACATCATTTCCTTCCACCCCGAAGCCACGCGCCACGTCGACCGCACGCTGTCGCTGATCCGCGACCATGGCTGCAAGGCGGGGATGGTATTCAACCCGGCGACGTCCCTGGACCACATGGACTACGTGATGGACAAGCTGGACGTCGTCCTGATCATGTCCGTCAACCCCGGCTTCGGTGGGCAGAGCTTCCTGCCTTCGGCGCTGCACAAGCTGCGCGAAGCGCGCGCGCGCATCGACCGCTGGGCCCTGGAAGGCGGCCAGCACATCGCCTTGGAAGTCGATGGCGGCGTCAAGGTCGACAACATCGCGGAAATCCGCGCGGCGGGCGCCGACACCTTCGTCGCGGGGTCGGCCATCTTCGGCCACCCCGACTACGCCCGGATCATCGGCGACATGCGCGAGCAGATCGCCCGGGCCGGCACATTGTCCGCTTGA
- a CDS encoding phosphoglycolate phosphatase, which yields MKPFQAALLDLDGTLLDSVPDLATAANAMRIELGMPPLREDVIATFVGKGVDRLVERTLAGSQDHDALDAGLYARGRTSFYRHYHLVNGDKAAVFDGVLDGLKAMRDQGLKLAVVTNKATEFTIPLLQRTGLAGFFAAVVCGDTCARKKPDPQPVLHACSLLGVRPERAVTIGDSINDAQAGREAGTGVLVVPYGYNEGVDVRTLDVDGIVSSLVEAAQWIARGGAQSGIAPDRGMPSSSTHAEKFD from the coding sequence ATGAAACCCTTCCAAGCCGCCCTGCTCGACCTGGATGGCACCCTGCTGGATTCCGTGCCGGACCTGGCCACGGCGGCCAACGCCATGCGCATCGAACTGGGCATGCCGCCGCTGCGCGAAGACGTCATCGCCACCTTCGTCGGCAAAGGGGTGGACCGGCTCGTGGAACGCACGCTGGCCGGCTCGCAGGACCACGATGCGCTGGATGCCGGACTGTACGCCCGCGGGCGCACGTCTTTCTACCGCCACTATCACCTGGTGAACGGCGACAAGGCCGCGGTTTTCGATGGCGTGCTGGACGGCCTGAAGGCGATGCGCGACCAGGGGCTCAAACTGGCGGTCGTGACCAACAAGGCGACGGAATTCACGATACCGCTGCTGCAGCGTACCGGCCTGGCCGGTTTCTTCGCGGCGGTCGTCTGCGGCGACACCTGCGCCCGCAAGAAACCCGATCCGCAGCCGGTATTGCACGCATGCTCGCTGCTGGGCGTGCGCCCGGAGCGCGCCGTGACCATCGGCGATTCCATCAACGACGCCCAGGCCGGGCGGGAAGCCGGCACCGGCGTGCTGGTCGTGCCCTACGGGTACAACGAAGGCGTCGATGTGCGCACGCTGGACGTCGATGGTATAGTGTCGTCGCTGGTCGAAGCCGCGCAGTGGATCGCGCGGGGCGGCGCCCAGTCGGGGATCGCCCCCGACCGCGGGATGCCTTCTAGTAGCACCCACGCTGAAAAATTCGACTGA
- the trpE gene encoding anthranilate synthase component I, producing MTELEFKALANQGYNRIPLVADTYADLDTPLAIYLKLAHSGPENGRNSCLLESVVGGERFGRYSFIGLPAHTVIQARGTVTEVVREGKVVETHHGDPLAFIEQYQSRFKVALRPGMPRFAGGLAGYFGYDTVRHIEPRLGPAVKPFPPGMDEGTPDIMLLHVDELVIVDNLAGRIYLMVYADPAQPEAYARAQQRLRELRQKLRKPVDIPYSHASMQTEERRDFKKEDYLAAVRRAKEYIAAGDLMQVQVGQVITKPFRDSPLSLYRSLRSLNPSPYMYFWNFGDFHVVGSSPEILVRQERVVEDGEPKSRITIRPLAGTRKRGTTPEEDAALAAELQADPKEIAEHVMLIDLARNDVGRVAETGSVKVTDTMAIERYSHVMHLVSNVAGNLDPAMTSMDVLRAAFPAGTLTGAPKVRAMEIIDELEPVRRGIYGGAAGYLSYGGEMDVAIAIRTGVIKDGTLFVQAAAGIVADSNPESEWAETEAKARAVLRAAEQVQNGLDQPF from the coding sequence ATGACCGAACTGGAATTCAAAGCACTCGCCAACCAAGGCTACAACCGCATCCCGCTGGTGGCCGATACCTACGCCGACCTGGACACGCCGCTGGCGATCTATCTGAAGCTGGCCCATTCAGGCCCGGAAAACGGCCGCAACAGCTGCCTGCTGGAATCCGTGGTCGGGGGCGAGCGCTTCGGCCGCTATTCCTTCATCGGCCTGCCGGCCCATACCGTCATCCAGGCGCGCGGCACGGTGACGGAAGTCGTGCGCGAGGGCAAGGTCGTGGAAACGCATCATGGCGATCCCCTGGCCTTCATCGAGCAGTACCAGTCCCGTTTCAAGGTCGCGCTGCGGCCGGGCATGCCACGCTTCGCCGGCGGCCTGGCGGGCTATTTCGGCTACGACACGGTGCGGCACATCGAGCCGCGCCTGGGCCCGGCGGTCAAGCCCTTCCCGCCCGGGATGGACGAAGGCACGCCGGACATCATGCTGCTGCACGTGGACGAACTGGTCATCGTCGATAACCTGGCCGGTCGCATCTACCTGATGGTCTACGCGGATCCGGCGCAGCCGGAAGCCTATGCCCGCGCGCAGCAGCGGCTGCGCGAGCTGCGCCAGAAGCTGCGCAAGCCCGTGGACATCCCCTACAGCCACGCCAGCATGCAGACGGAGGAAAGGCGCGACTTCAAGAAGGAAGACTACCTGGCCGCCGTCAGGCGCGCCAAGGAATACATCGCCGCCGGCGACCTGATGCAGGTGCAGGTGGGCCAGGTCATCACCAAGCCCTTCCGCGATTCGCCCCTGTCGCTGTACCGGTCGCTGCGCTCGCTGAATCCGTCGCCGTACATGTACTTCTGGAATTTCGGCGATTTCCACGTGGTCGGCTCGTCGCCGGAAATCCTGGTCCGCCAGGAGCGCGTCGTGGAAGACGGCGAGCCCAAGTCGCGCATCACCATCCGGCCGCTGGCCGGCACCCGCAAGCGCGGCACGACGCCGGAAGAAGACGCCGCGCTGGCCGCCGAACTGCAGGCCGATCCCAAGGAGATCGCCGAACACGTCATGCTGATCGACCTCGCCCGCAACGACGTGGGCCGCGTGGCCGAGACCGGATCGGTGAAGGTCACCGACACCATGGCCATCGAGCGCTATTCCCACGTCATGCACCTGGTGTCCAACGTGGCGGGCAACCTGGACCCCGCCATGACCAGCATGGACGTCCTGCGCGCGGCCTTCCCCGCCGGCACGCTGACCGGCGCGCCCAAGGTGCGCGCCATGGAAATCATCGACGAACTCGAGCCCGTGCGCCGCGGCATCTACGGCGGCGCGGCGGGCTACCTGAGCTACGGCGGCGAAATGGACGTGGCCATCGCCATCCGTACCGGGGTGATCAAGGACGGCACCTTGTTCGTGCAGGCCGCCGCAGGCATCGTCGCGGATTCCAATCCCGAATCCGAATGGGCGGAAACCGAAGCCAAGGCCCGCGCGGTGCTGCGTGCCGCCGAACAGGTGCAGAACGGCCTGGACCAGCCTTTCTGA
- a CDS encoding anthranilate synthase component II, whose protein sequence is MSLLMIDNYDSFTYNLVQYFGELGEDVRVARNDQITLEEIAAMKPDRICVSPGPCSPTEAGISVPVIQEFGGRIPILGVCLGHQAIGTAFGGDIVRAPTIMHGKTVRISHTGTDIFTDLPSPYTVIRYNSLTIAPGTLPDCLEATATAEDGDIMGVRHKTLPIYGVQFHPESVLSEHGHALMRNFLNIR, encoded by the coding sequence ATGAGCCTCCTGATGATCGACAACTACGACTCCTTCACCTACAACCTGGTGCAGTATTTCGGCGAACTGGGCGAAGACGTGCGCGTCGCGCGCAACGACCAGATCACCCTGGAAGAAATCGCCGCGATGAAGCCCGACCGCATCTGCGTGTCCCCCGGGCCCTGCTCGCCCACCGAGGCCGGCATCTCGGTGCCGGTGATCCAGGAATTCGGCGGCAGGATTCCCATCCTGGGCGTGTGCCTGGGCCACCAGGCCATCGGCACGGCCTTCGGCGGCGATATCGTGCGCGCGCCGACCATCATGCATGGCAAGACGGTGCGGATCAGCCACACGGGCACGGACATCTTCACCGACCTGCCCAGCCCGTATACGGTGATCCGCTACAACTCGCTGACCATCGCGCCCGGGACGCTGCCCGATTGCCTGGAAGCCACCGCCACCGCCGAGGACGGCGACATCATGGGCGTGCGTCACAAAACGCTGCCCATATACGGGGTACAGTTCCATCCCGAATCGGTGCTGAGCGAACACGGGCACGCCTTGATGCGCAATTTCCTGAACATCCGATAA
- the trpD gene encoding anthranilate phosphoribosyltransferase, which translates to MTITATEALTRCIEHREIFHDEMLHLMRMLMSGDMSPQIATALLMGLRVKKETIGEITAAAQVMREFATPVHTPYPEQLLDMCGTGGDGSQTFNISTAAMFVAAAAGAKVAKHGGRSASSSSGSADVLEALGANLQINPEQVAECIANVGIGFMFAPAHHGAMKNVAAVRKELGVRTIFNILGPLTNPADAQNQLMGVFHPDLVGIQVRVLERLGSRHVLVVHGRDGMDEASLGAATLVGELKDGKILEYEIHPEDYGLSMMSNRGIKVSNREESRDLILEALNDKPGPARDIVALNAALAIYAGNVAPSIEAGLKLAADTIASGAARGKLEEFCAYTRKF; encoded by the coding sequence ATGACCATCACCGCGACCGAGGCGCTGACCCGCTGCATCGAGCACCGCGAGATCTTTCACGACGAGATGCTGCACCTGATGCGCATGCTGATGAGCGGTGACATGTCGCCGCAGATCGCCACGGCCTTGCTGATGGGCTTGCGAGTCAAGAAGGAAACCATAGGCGAAATCACCGCCGCCGCCCAGGTCATGCGCGAGTTCGCCACCCCCGTCCATACGCCCTATCCGGAGCAACTGCTGGATATGTGCGGGACCGGCGGCGACGGCAGCCAGACCTTCAACATCTCCACCGCCGCCATGTTCGTCGCCGCCGCCGCGGGCGCCAAGGTCGCCAAGCACGGCGGACGCAGCGCGTCGTCGTCCTCGGGCAGCGCCGACGTCCTGGAGGCACTGGGCGCGAACCTGCAGATCAACCCCGAGCAGGTCGCCGAGTGCATCGCCAACGTGGGCATCGGCTTCATGTTCGCGCCCGCGCACCATGGCGCCATGAAGAATGTCGCCGCGGTGCGCAAGGAACTGGGCGTGCGCACGATATTCAACATCCTGGGCCCGCTGACCAACCCCGCCGACGCGCAGAATCAACTGATGGGCGTCTTCCATCCCGACCTGGTGGGCATACAGGTCCGCGTGCTGGAACGCCTGGGCTCGCGCCACGTGCTGGTGGTGCATGGACGCGACGGGATGGACGAAGCGTCCCTGGGCGCGGCCACCCTGGTCGGCGAGCTGAAGGACGGCAAGATCCTGGAATACGAAATCCATCCGGAGGACTACGGGCTATCCATGATGTCCAACCGGGGAATCAAGGTGTCCAATCGTGAAGAATCGCGCGACCTCATCCTGGAAGCGCTGAACGACAAACCGGGCCCGGCACGCGATATCGTTGCCCTGAACGCCGCCCTCGCCATCTACGCGGGCAACGTCGCTCCATCGATTGAAGCCGGCCTGAAACTGGCGGCTGATACGATTGCCTCTGGTGCCGCTCGCGGCAAGCTGGAAGAATTTTGCGCCTACACCCGGAAGTTTTGA
- the trpC gene encoding indole-3-glycerol phosphate synthase TrpC yields the protein MNDILAKILAVKAEEVATARQMRSEAELLREAQARQDVRGFAQAIEDKIAAGKPGVIAEIKKASPSRGVLRENFSPAEIAASYAVHGAACLSVLTDVQFFQGSHDHLRQARAACPLPVLRKDFIIDPYQVVFSRALGADCVLLIAAALTPAQLKDLEACAMDLGMDVLVEVHDAAELEMATQLRTPLIGINNRNLRTFETSLQNTLDLLPQVPAGRRIVTESGILRPEDIRMMRENKVDAFLVGEAFMRAPDPGAELARLIA from the coding sequence ATGAACGACATTCTTGCGAAGATCCTCGCCGTCAAGGCCGAGGAAGTCGCCACCGCCCGCCAGATGCGCAGCGAAGCCGAGTTGCTGCGCGAAGCGCAAGCCCGCCAGGACGTGCGCGGCTTCGCCCAGGCGATCGAAGACAAGATCGCGGCGGGCAAACCCGGCGTGATCGCGGAAATCAAGAAAGCCTCGCCCTCGCGCGGCGTCCTGCGTGAGAACTTCAGCCCGGCCGAAATCGCCGCGTCCTATGCGGTGCATGGCGCGGCCTGCCTGTCCGTGCTGACCGACGTGCAGTTTTTCCAGGGCTCGCACGACCATCTGCGCCAGGCGCGCGCCGCCTGCCCGCTGCCGGTGCTGCGCAAGGATTTCATCATCGATCCATACCAGGTAGTGTTTTCGCGCGCACTGGGCGCGGACTGCGTGCTGCTGATCGCGGCCGCGCTGACGCCCGCGCAGTTGAAGGACCTGGAAGCCTGCGCCATGGACCTGGGCATGGACGTGCTGGTGGAAGTCCACGACGCCGCCGAACTGGAAATGGCCACGCAGCTGCGCACGCCGCTGATCGGCATCAACAACCGCAACCTGCGCACCTTCGAAACGAGCTTGCAGAACACACTGGACCTGTTGCCGCAGGTGCCCGCCGGCCGCCGCATCGTCACCGAAAGCGGCATCCTGCGTCCGGAAGACATCCGCATGATGCGCGAGAACAAGGTCGACGCCTTCCTGGTGGGCGAAGCCTTCATGCGCGCGCCGGATCCCGGCGCGGAACTGGCCAGGCTGATCGCCTGA
- a CDS encoding acyl-CoA thioesterase, with protein sequence MDEAFSHQLSMTILMTPDMANFSGNVHGGHILKYLDQVAYACASRYAGQYVVTLSVDQVVFREPIHVGELVTFLASVNYTGRTSMEIGIKVVTEDIRQKLVRHTNSCYFTMVAVDELGNPTPVPPLEPRNEEERQRFEAADQRRALRQEMQRRHVAIKRNVADSGITAAEPR encoded by the coding sequence ATGGATGAAGCTTTCAGCCACCAGTTGTCGATGACCATCCTGATGACTCCGGACATGGCCAATTTTTCCGGCAATGTCCACGGGGGCCATATCCTGAAGTACCTGGACCAGGTCGCCTATGCCTGCGCCAGCCGCTACGCCGGCCAGTACGTGGTCACGCTGTCGGTGGACCAGGTGGTGTTCCGCGAGCCCATCCACGTGGGCGAACTGGTGACCTTCCTGGCCTCGGTCAACTACACCGGCCGCACCTCCATGGAGATCGGCATCAAGGTGGTCACCGAGGACATCCGGCAGAAGCTGGTGCGCCATACCAATAGTTGCTACTTCACGATGGTGGCGGTGGACGAACTGGGCAATCCCACGCCGGTGCCGCCGCTGGAGCCGCGCAACGAAGAAGAGCGCCAGCGCTTCGAAGCCGCCGATCAGCGGCGCGCCCTGCGCCAGGAAATGCAGCGCCGCCACGTGGCCATCAAGCGCAACGTCGCGGACAGCGGGATCACCGCTGCAGAGCCTCGCTGA
- a CDS encoding response regulator codes for MQVLVLAPHGDDGRIIGNALNAVGGQGQACADAAQLLAAVRAGAACAIVEKESLNASVLDGLADWVAAQEPWSDFSFLVMEPASPPARAANGAAADGDHGACDRLGNVTLLQRPLREDVLRRAVTTALRGRGRQYEARAALHRQGQSEESLRLFNETLETRIAERTHALARANDRLMKEIRERERTQSALVQSQKMEAIGQLTGGLAHDFNNLLNVIMGSVELIQRTSSDDRLRRLALNAKHAVERGAKLTSQLLAFSRSQNLDLRPTDINALLAGMRELLGLSLGPTVRVSTDFAPELPLATADANQLELAVLNLCLNARDAMPAGGEVSLATAVRESGEGDLPAGRYIVVAVKDTGTGIPSRVLNKVFDPFFTTKPVGKGTGLGLSQVYGIARQSGGTARVTSVEGHGTVVEIWLALADPAAVDGMPSTDAVAHPKASAASVLVIDDDASVRHLIVECLQILGYEVRQAADGEEGLAMLEEQQPDLLMVDFVMPKMNGAEVIERARSLFPDLPIILATGYADAQVGGTVLQHERVLQKPFNLDQLAAMVSEALQR; via the coding sequence ATGCAAGTATTGGTACTGGCCCCGCATGGCGATGACGGGCGGATCATAGGCAATGCGCTGAATGCGGTGGGCGGACAAGGCCAGGCTTGCGCCGACGCGGCGCAGCTGCTGGCCGCGGTGCGCGCCGGCGCTGCCTGCGCCATCGTCGAAAAAGAATCGTTGAATGCGTCGGTGCTGGATGGATTGGCCGATTGGGTGGCCGCACAGGAACCGTGGTCCGACTTCTCTTTCCTGGTGATGGAGCCGGCCTCGCCGCCCGCGCGGGCGGCGAACGGCGCGGCCGCTGACGGTGACCATGGAGCCTGCGATCGGCTCGGCAACGTGACCCTGCTGCAGCGGCCCTTGCGCGAGGACGTCCTGCGCCGCGCCGTCACCACGGCCCTGCGGGGGCGTGGCAGGCAATACGAGGCGCGCGCGGCGCTGCATCGCCAGGGGCAGAGCGAAGAGTCGCTGCGCCTGTTCAACGAGACGCTGGAAACACGCATCGCCGAGCGCACCCATGCCCTGGCGCGCGCCAACGACAGGCTGATGAAGGAGATCCGCGAACGCGAACGCACGCAAAGCGCGCTGGTGCAGTCGCAGAAGATGGAAGCCATCGGCCAGCTGACCGGCGGCCTGGCGCATGACTTCAACAACCTGCTGAACGTCATCATGGGCAGCGTGGAGCTGATCCAGCGTACGTCATCGGACGATCGCCTGCGGCGGCTCGCGCTCAACGCCAAGCACGCCGTCGAACGGGGCGCCAAGCTGACTTCCCAACTGCTGGCGTTTTCACGCAGCCAGAACCTGGATCTGCGTCCGACCGACATCAACGCCTTGCTGGCCGGGATGCGCGAGCTCCTGGGCCTGTCCCTGGGGCCCACGGTACGCGTGTCGACCGATTTCGCGCCCGAACTGCCGCTTGCCACGGCGGACGCGAACCAGCTCGAGCTGGCGGTGCTGAATTTGTGCCTGAATGCGCGTGACGCGATGCCGGCGGGCGGCGAAGTCAGCCTGGCGACCGCCGTGCGCGAAAGCGGCGAAGGCGACCTGCCGGCGGGCCGCTACATCGTCGTGGCGGTGAAGGACACGGGTACGGGCATTCCGTCCCGCGTCTTGAACAAAGTGTTCGACCCCTTCTTCACCACCAAGCCCGTGGGCAAGGGAACGGGCCTGGGGCTGAGCCAGGTCTACGGCATAGCCCGCCAGTCCGGGGGCACGGCCCGCGTCACCAGCGTGGAGGGGCACGGTACGGTCGTGGAAATCTGGCTCGCGCTGGCCGATCCCGCCGCCGTGGACGGCATGCCGTCCACCGATGCCGTCGCCCACCCCAAGGCGAGCGCCGCCAGCGTCCTGGTGATCGACGACGATGCATCGGTGCGCCACCTGATCGTCGAGTGCCTCCAGATACTGGGCTATGAGGTGCGGCAGGCCGCCGATGGCGAAGAAGGCCTGGCCATGCTCGAAGAACAGCAGCCCGACCTGCTGATGGTGGACTTCGTCATGCCCAAGATGAATGGCGCCGAGGTAATCGAGCGCGCGCGCAGCCTGTTTCCGGACCTGCCCATCATCCTGGCCACCGGCTACGCCGACGCCCAGGTCGGCGGCACGGTGCTGCAACATGAACGCGTGCTGCAGAAGCCCTTCAATCTGGATCAGCTGGCCGCGATGGTCAGCGAGGCTCTGCAGCGGTGA
- a CDS encoding glycoside hydrolase family 15 protein: MSKPLEDYGIIGNMLSAALVSRDGSIDWLCLPHFNSAACFAALLGTEEHGCWRLRPRGVFKSHRRYISGTAVLETRFETATGAVTLFDFMPLSDDEERVDVVRIVRGDQGQVDMDMDLVLRFNYGQAVPWVRRRDYGISAVAGPDAVELHTQAPLEGKDLRTVSRFTVRAGEHVPFTLSYHPSHKVPHFVPDRLESLDRTVAWWKEWSKRCRSDHRFPEWHDAIVRSLITLKLLTFRPTGGIVAAPTTSLPENIGGTRNWDYRYCWLRDSALTLYALLNAGYREEAEAWRMWLMRASAGHPNQLQIMYGIAGERSLPEMEIPWLPGYEGSKPVRIGNAASGQIQMDIYGELIDTLHAAREAELAPLEQAWRLQRILLTPLEHGWNTDDHGIWEVRGARRAFTHSRLMCWVGFDRAIKSAERFGLQGPVQRWRHIRDSIREDILRNGFDSDLNSFVQYYGGKGLDASLLLIPQVGFLPIDDPRVAGTVQAIEKGLLRDGLVMRYVPEQSDDGLAQDEGVFLACSFWLADSYVMQGRLDEGAALFERLLSLRNDLGLLAEEYDPVRQRMVGNFPQAFSHIGLINTAFNLLQAQGPARQRSRSAAPHNGSAAHKEPQSAAAATEAADAHAATAHSASEQPAAGGPPPR; encoded by the coding sequence ATGTCGAAACCGCTGGAAGACTACGGAATCATCGGCAATATGCTGTCGGCCGCGTTGGTGTCGCGCGACGGCTCCATAGACTGGCTCTGCCTGCCGCATTTCAACTCCGCCGCCTGCTTCGCGGCCCTGCTGGGGACTGAAGAGCATGGCTGCTGGCGGCTGCGTCCGCGCGGCGTGTTCAAGTCCCACCGGCGCTATATCAGCGGCACCGCGGTGCTGGAAACGCGTTTCGAGACCGCCACCGGCGCGGTCACGCTGTTCGATTTCATGCCCTTGAGCGACGACGAGGAACGCGTGGACGTCGTGCGCATCGTGCGCGGCGACCAGGGCCAGGTCGACATGGATATGGACCTGGTGCTGCGGTTCAACTATGGCCAGGCCGTACCCTGGGTGCGCCGGCGCGACTATGGCATCAGCGCCGTGGCCGGGCCCGACGCCGTCGAGCTGCATACCCAGGCGCCACTGGAAGGCAAGGACCTGCGCACTGTGTCTCGGTTCACGGTGCGGGCCGGCGAACACGTGCCTTTCACGCTTTCCTACCACCCGTCGCACAAGGTGCCGCATTTCGTCCCGGACCGCCTGGAAAGCCTGGACCGCACGGTGGCGTGGTGGAAGGAATGGTCCAAGCGCTGCCGCTCCGACCACCGCTTTCCCGAATGGCACGACGCCATCGTGCGTTCGCTGATCACGCTCAAACTGCTGACGTTCCGGCCCACCGGCGGCATCGTCGCCGCGCCCACCACGTCGCTGCCCGAGAACATCGGCGGCACGCGCAACTGGGACTACCGCTATTGCTGGCTGCGCGACTCCGCGCTGACCTTGTACGCGCTGCTGAACGCCGGCTATCGCGAAGAAGCCGAAGCCTGGCGCATGTGGCTGATGCGCGCGTCGGCGGGCCATCCCAACCAGCTGCAGATCATGTACGGGATCGCCGGCGAGCGCAGCCTGCCCGAAATGGAAATCCCCTGGCTGCCAGGCTATGAAGGCAGCAAGCCCGTGCGCATCGGCAATGCCGCGTCGGGGCAGATCCAGATGGATATCTACGGCGAGCTGATCGATACGCTGCACGCGGCGCGCGAAGCCGAACTGGCGCCGCTGGAACAGGCGTGGCGGCTGCAGCGCATCCTGCTGACGCCGTTGGAACATGGCTGGAATACGGACGATCACGGCATCTGGGAAGTACGCGGCGCGCGCCGCGCGTTCACGCATTCGCGCCTGATGTGCTGGGTGGGCTTCGACCGCGCGATCAAGTCGGCGGAACGCTTCGGCCTGCAAGGCCCCGTGCAGCGCTGGCGCCATATCCGCGACTCGATACGCGAGGACATCCTGCGCAACGGCTTCGACAGCGACCTGAACAGCTTCGTGCAGTACTACGGGGGCAAGGGGCTGGATGCCAGCCTGCTGCTGATCCCGCAGGTGGGCTTCCTGCCCATCGACGATCCGCGCGTGGCCGGTACCGTGCAGGCCATAGAAAAAGGCCTGTTGCGCGACGGGCTGGTGATGCGCTACGTGCCGGAACAGTCGGACGACGGGTTGGCGCAGGACGAAGGCGTGTTCCTGGCATGCAGCTTCTGGCTGGCGGACAGCTACGTCATGCAGGGCAGGCTGGACGAAGGCGCGGCACTGTTCGAGCGGCTGCTGTCCCTGCGCAACGACCTGGGCCTGCTGGCGGAAGAATACGACCCGGTCCGGCAGCGGATGGTGGGCAATTTCCCGCAGGCGTTTTCGCATATCGGGCTGATCAATACCGCCTTCAACCTTTTGCAGGCGCAAGGGCCGGCACGGCAGCGCTCGCGCAGCGCGGCGCCGCACAACGGGTCGGCCGCGCACAAGGAACCGCAGTCGGCGGCCGCGGCGACCGAGGCGGCGGACGCGCACGCCGCGACCGCGCATTCGGCCAGCGAACAACCCGCGGCAGGCGGCCCCCCGCCGCGATAG